GGCTGTTGTTCTTTTGGGCGGTAGGAGAGGGCTTCGGAGATGTGGGTAGTGGTGATGTCGGGCGCACCGGCGAGGTCGGCGATGGTGCGGGCGACGCGGAGCGTGCGGAGGGTGGCGCGGGAGGAGAGGTGGTAGCGGTCGGCGGCGCGCAGGAGGGTGGTGCGCGCTTCACCGTTGATGACGGCGACCGCGCGGAGCTCGTGCGCGGAGAGGCGCGCGTTGAGCGTGGCGATGCCGAGCGCCTCGCCGCGTGCGCGCTGGCGATCGCGCGCGGCGCAGACGCGGCCGCGCACCGCGGAGGAAGGTTCTTCCTGCGGCGCGGTGAGGAGCACCTCGGACGGCTGGCGCGGGACGGGGACGACGAGGTCAATGCGATCGAGCATGGGGCCGGAGACCCGCTGCTGGTAGCGGAGGACTTGGGACGGCGCGCAGATACACTGCTGCTGGCTGTCGCGCCAGAATCCGCACGGGCACGGGTTCTGCGCCGCGATGAGCATGAACTGTGCGGGGAACGTGCACGATCCGGCCGCGCGCGAGACCGTCACCACGCCGTCTTCCAGTGGCTGGCGCAGCGCCTCGAGGACGCCGCGCTTGAACTCCGGGAACTCATCGAGGAAGAGGACGCCGTGGTGCGCGAGCGTCACCTCGCCGGGCTTCGGGTGTGCGCCACCGCCGATGATCGCGACATCCGACGCCGAGTGGTGCGGGCTGCGGAACGGCCGCTCGGCCATGAGGCCACCGCGCGACGGCGTGAGACCAACGACCGAGTGCGCCATGGTGACGGCGAGTGCCTCGTCCTCGGACATCGGTGGCAGGATGGTGGGGACGGCTTTCGCGAGCAGGGACTTCCCCGTCCCCGGCGGACCGATGAAGAGGAGGTTGTGTCCGCCCGCCGCGGCGATCTCGAGTGTGCGCTTGGCGCTGTGCAATCCGTGGATGTACGCGAAGTCGTTCTGCTGGAGCTCGTCGGCATCGGCGTGCGGTGGCGGCGTGCTCCGCACGTACACGGGCAGCTGCTCCTGGCCGAGGATGTGCGGGATAACCTGCGTGAGGTGCTCGGCCGCGAGGAGCCGTAGGCCGGAGATCGCCGCCGCTTCCTCCGCGTTGCCCAGCGGCAGGACAATCGTCTCGATGCCGAGGCGGCGTGCCGCGAGCGCAATGGCGAGTATGCCCGTGACGGGACGCAGCGAGCCGTCGAGCGCGAGCTCGCCGATGAAGAGCGTCCGCTCGCGGAGCGGTGGCACGTCGTAGCTCGCACCCGTCTCGCCGTCCTCGCGTTCAAATTCCACGCGCCCGCTCGCGAGCATGATCGCTGCGGCGATGGGGAGATCAAATGCGGGCCCCTCCTTCTTGAGGTCGGCCGGCGCGAGGTTGATGGTCACGCGCGTGCGCGGGAACGACACTTTGCAGTTGCGGATCGCCGCGCGCACCCGATCGCGCGATTCCCGCACCGCCGCATCCGGCAGCCCGACGATCATACACTGCGGGAGCCCGGGCCCCACATCGGCCTCCACTTCCACTGGTACGCCATCAAGACCAACGACCGTCGCCGAGAGCACACGCGCGGTTGCCATAGTGCTTCATCGTAGCATGGAAAATGAAGAGCGGCCCACCGGAAGGGTGGGCCGCTCGCTGACGCGGACTCATGCGGGTTGCGGAATCTCCATGAGGCAGAGGTGCCGTCCGATGATGCCGTAGTAGTACGGCTTGCCGTTGTCAATGAACGCGTTGCTCACGCGGTCGAAGCCGGGACCCGAAAATCCTTCGACGACCATGCACTGGAGATTGTCACGCGCGGTCATCCCCACGTAGCACCACTGTCCGTTCGGGAGCTCGGTTTCGTGGCCGACGTACGCAGCGGTCCCGAGCGCACGCACGCTGATTCTCTCCGGTGCGTGAGATCCGAGCGTGTAGCGTTCGTGCGTCACGACTCCGCATCGTTCGCCGCGCTGCTTGGTGACGATCGTGCAGGTGAAGTCGTCGGTCTTCCCGCGCACGTTGACGATTTGCCGCGACGGCTCGTAGCGGATCCGC
This portion of the bacterium genome encodes:
- a CDS encoding YifB family Mg chelatase-like AAA ATPase, which codes for MATARVLSATVVGLDGVPVEVEADVGPGLPQCMIVGLPDAAVRESRDRVRAAIRNCKVSFPRTRVTINLAPADLKKEGPAFDLPIAAAIMLASGRVEFEREDGETGASYDVPPLRERTLFIGELALDGSLRPVTGILAIALAARRLGIETIVLPLGNAEEAAAISGLRLLAAEHLTQVIPHILGQEQLPVYVRSTPPPHADADELQQNDFAYIHGLHSAKRTLEIAAAGGHNLLFIGPPGTGKSLLAKAVPTILPPMSEDEALAVTMAHSVVGLTPSRGGLMAERPFRSPHHSASDVAIIGGGAHPKPGEVTLAHHGVLFLDEFPEFKRGVLEALRQPLEDGVVTVSRAAGSCTFPAQFMLIAAQNPCPCGFWRDSQQQCICAPSQVLRYQQRVSGPMLDRIDLVVPVPRQPSEVLLTAPQEEPSSAVRGRVCAARDRQRARGEALGIATLNARLSAHELRAVAVINGEARTTLLRAADRYHLSSRATLRTLRVARTIADLAGAPDITTTHISEALSYRPKEQQPA